Genomic window (Eubalaena glacialis isolate mEubGla1 chromosome 6, mEubGla1.1.hap2.+ XY, whole genome shotgun sequence):
tttgataatttttttgacaaatgtatacacttgTGTAATTATCTTCACATTCAATATGAAGAATATTTCTATATGttcttttcatcttgaaaagTTCCCTCATGCTCCTTGCAGTcaatccccttccccttccccccagggAACCACTGAACTGCTTTCTATCAtgacagttttgtcttttctagaatttcatataaatggaattgtactcttttgtgtctggtttctttcacttagcacaatgcttttgagatttatccagtagtttcagtagtttgttcctttttatttagaGATGTATCAGTTTGTTCACACATTCACTGGTTGgtgagcatttgggttgtttccaggttttggttattataaataaagctactataagcATCCATGTAAaaatctttgtgtggacataattttaatttctcttgggtaaatacctagaagcgGAATTGCTAAGCTGAatagtaagtgtatgtttaactctgtaaaaagttaaaaagtgacaaactgctttccaatggggctgtaccattttgtgttCCCACCTGCAGTGTATGAGGTCCAGTTGTCCACATTCTTGCCGACATGTGGTATTGTCTTTTAAACTTTGGCCGTTCTAGTGGATATGTATtggtatttgttattttaattagcatttcccAAATCAAtgatgatattgaacatcttttcctgtgcttctttGCCAATTGcatataaaagttttaatttttgacagatGACTAGACCTTTGTCAGATGAAGTCATTGCAGACTACTCAGGCCAGCTTTCTTCTTTATTGGCAGCCCTGTGCATTCTGACTTTGACTACAGTAGTAGTGAATAAATACTCTGGCTACGTGCAAAGCTTCACCTCCTTTACATGTGCTAACAACTCAATGATAGACAGTCACAGAAGGAGGAGCCCTTTCCCTGTAGTGTTTAACCTCCTCAAATGTGCTTGGTGAAGACTATTTGATGGGACTATTCAGAAACCTTTTCTAGTCTCTGCCCTTATCTATGAGAAGGCCACATTTAAATCTGAGCGTCTTAGTGCCCCTTTGCTTGTCTCCACATACTCTAAGCCTTTGGTTCTCAAAACTcaagaatacataaaaatcaactggtgagtgcttgttaaaaatgcagacttctggggcttccctggtggcgcagtgattacaaatctgcctgccaatgcaggggacacgggtttgagccctggtctgggaagatcccacatgccgcggagcaactaggcccgtgagccacaactactgagcctgcgctctagagcccgtgagccacaactgctgaaacccgtgcgcctggagcccgtgctccacaacaagagaagccactgcaatgagaagcccgcgcacttcaacgaagagtagcccccgcttgccgcaactagagaaagcctgcacgcagcaacgaagacccaacgcagccaaaaataaaatagtaaataacaaaaataaatactgaGCCTCCCCCTGCCGATTGATTCAGTAGATATGAAgtgagcccaggaatctgcatttaatTAGCCTCTCCAGCTATTTCTGATCCTGGTTGCCACCCAGGCCAGGGTTTCAGGGAGGTGGGGTCCCAGGCAGGAGCTCATCATTCATtagctatttattgagtgcttactaggtGTGAAGTATTATAGGGGATATGGCCCTTGTTCACCAAGGGTTTACATTGAGGGGGGAAATAAGACTTGAATGCAGATAGGGTAACAGCTGCTTGCTCTCCAGGTTAGAGTCAGACTGTTGTTTCTTTCTTGCTCACATTTCACTTTGTGCAAGCCTCACATTGgtttagaataattttttctaACTTATTTATTCACTCTTCTCTCTATCAGATTGTGTATTCCTTGAGGGCAAGTGAGCTTCACTGTTGACCTAAAGCATTTTTTTCCATCATCTTTTCCTATTCCTATAACTTTGATTTTGGCAATGACTCCAACCTTAGCACCTTAGCAATGACTCCAACCTTAGCACCTTGCTTGAGGCACTGTATGTTACAAAATGGTTTGTCTTATCAATGATGCTTTATTATGTTACTGCTGCCATAACCATTCCCTTTGTCGTCTATCCATCTTGATGGCCTGGAAGAGAGATAGCAAAGATCAGACATGCTCCATTGGCTTTGGTTTTCACAGCAGGTGGGGCATGACAGTGGTCATGTGGGTGAGGTGTCAAGGTGAGTCTCGGGAAATACTCTACGGCACAACGGTTTGGACTGGAAGTTAGGATGTTCAAAAGGGTGTGGTCCTTAGATTCACATTTATGCAGGCATTGTGACATTCTGAAGACTTATTTGCTCAAGTTCAAGCTGGAAAGATATGAGCACATAGGTTAAGTCTCCAAGGAGGAAGAGTGGGCAATTTTAGATTTAGACCAGTTGGTATCTGCTTTTCCTTCTTGAGACTGGAACGATTGTAGATTCTCTTCTGGGAGAAGAGAACTGCATTGGACTTGACACTGAGGAAAGTGTGAAGGTAAGGATAATTTAACTAAGAAAAGTCTTTCAAAACAGTTGAAATTTGGGAGAGAAAGAACTGGTATGGAATGATGGAgaatcaaaaaaatttaaagctataTATGCTTGTATACACTTTGCTTTGAGAATTAAGGCAAATGGTAAAGTGAGCTCAAGAAATAGCTCAAATTGGTTTAGTGTATTGGAATATATAAATGTCTTGAACTATGAATCACTAATTAAGATTTAGGAATACTTTATTTTGGTGCTGGCTCAAGACGAATTTTTAGTTTAAGTTTTTCTCcatggtatttattttatattgaagttaGATATTTGGTTGAGATTCCAACAAGTAAGTTGTAGGATTTCTTTCTCTGGGCTATTTTGAGTTCTCTCCTCTTTCTGTACACAGGTCTGGTTTTTGGTTTAAGTGGCTTTGGTTAATGGGAATTAACACCTAACACCTGATTTAGATCTTGAGATTTGCCCAATATTATCCCCAAGTGctagagtttaaaaatatttccctttcgggtggtgagtgagtgtgtgtgtatgtcaggGGGTGGTCAGAAAAAAGGAGCCAATGAGGGTTTTAGGAGTTGCTTCTTGTCTCAGCCCAGAGGGTGATGGTTGGTGCCATTAGGAGCAGAGGGTTTTTTTAGATGGGGAGGAGTAAACATTTTTAGGATGAATGGCAGCTGGAAGCCAGTGATTGAATCTTGAAGCCCATCATTTTAGGCTTGCCTGAACCTCTTTCCCCACGAGATTACAAATGGTGCGATTAAGCAGGGAGGATGTTGAGGAAGGACCTTTCGGTTTGCTATCCTGGTGATTTTCCCTGGGGTTTCTGCTAGCTGTCCGGCAGGTATGTTCTGCTTCGTGGAAGAGGAAAGCCCTGTGTTCTCCTTCCAAGGGCAATGTGTCTGCTTTTTGGATCTAATTTGAGATCTAATTAAACTCTGGACTACTACGTTTTTGTGAGCAGTGAGTTGTACCTGTAGGCAATAGAAAAACAGGTAACAAAAGACAGATATACAGATAGTGGTGTTCTAGAAGTTGAGTGAAGTGATGTTTGAGGatttgagtgatttttttctctccacaGTGGAAGTGAAATCAAGTGAACGCCATTTTGTTGCCAGAAGCAACTGGGTCTGCTTGGTCCCATCGCCAGGCAAATATAACAAGCTGCTTTGACTTcattttgtttggttcttttaaaCAGAGAAAGATTGGAAGCATCAGAGTGTTTCAGATTCAAAGGCTAAAGATACAGAAGTTCTATAACTGATATAAGAACAAGGAGTCGTTTCTTATCCCGCTCTGCTCATCTCAAAATCTTTCAACTATTCCCCATTGCCTTCCTATCACATCCCAATGGGCTGTGCTGAGATATATTAGTCCGTTCGGCCTTTGGGGCAGCAGGAACCTGTTAGCTGGTCATAGAGGTGGATTTGGCCTAGAGCTGCACAATTCAGAAATTTTCATGTTATCTCCAAGATAGGTAATATGTTTCACGTGTGTGTTCAaagtatttattaggaaaaagtaaacatttaaaagcaACCACAGTTTTGGTAACTCTGTTttggatttttcttcctttttttcatataccagaagccttaaaaaaaaggacCAGGCTCCTAACTTCTGAGAAACCTCAATTACCTGCTTCACAGGCTTTCACAATATAGTGAAATTTCACAGGCTAATGGAGAAGGCAGACTTCCAGTAACTAATCACACAAAGAATTCATTAAAGTAAGAACTGGGTGCTTTGAGAAGGTATAAGAGCGGTCCTCTCCTGTCTGGGCCATCAGGGAGGATTTCCCCAAGCAGATAAAACTGAAGAGGCTAGGGGAAGTCAGCCAAGTTTGGGGCAGGAGAGGGTTGACGTAAGGAAGCAGAGGCAGTAAGCCTCAATAACCAATTAGTTTTCAGGGACATAGGGGGACTTTAGGATGACTTTCACATTTTGGGTTTGGGCAAGTGGGTGAATGGTGGTAACtggaggaaaaattattttctggtaATGAATGGGTAGATAAGATGATTAGTTCAATGGAGGTGTTGTATAAATATGTGATCTTGTATTATAAGAAGGGCTTAGTTACTCTTAAGTTAGAACTTCACAGTGTATAAGGCACTATACAGGTGCAGTGGGGAATAGAAGAATAGATTTATGgtccctgctttcaaggagcttATTCTTTAATTGCAGTCAAGGAGTTAAATAACCCCTGAAGATTCTAGTAACACTCTAAGACAACAGCAGGAGAAATGTTATAGGCAGTACACAAATGATTGCTAAGTGAATTGTATAGGTGCTTCTTGCTTTTCTGCAATTGGTATCCAAGTAGACTTGCTCATCTGGTTTTACTCTTGTTTTACTTTCATAGTTTGAGATGGGTTGCAGATAGCATGAGCTTGTTTAATAATACTGTGGGTTATTTGCTTTGGAAtaactcattttaattttaaatttgtctcattttacagaagaggaaactaaggcatgagaggttaaataactttcccaaagtcatgTAGCTGGTAAATGGTAAAGTTGGGATTCAGATCTAGTCAACCTGAATCCAAAGTCCCCtctcctcagtttttaaaaaatcctattttttttttttttttttttttttactaaatatatCCCCTATCTCCTAATTTTAGACATATATATTGTTTCTAATTTGGTGCCTGTATTTCTGGTTAGATCTTTAGGATAAAGTCCTGGAAGTGGATTTCCTATACCAAGGAATGTAAAGTTTTTAAGGTTCCTTAGAACATATCAAATTCTTTTCCAGAAAAGTTCAGAAAATTTACAGTCGAGATGTACTTTTCAATCCCACGTAGAAGCATTTTTCAATTTCACGTGGTTGTCTAAGCCAAGACAAATAAGAGGACTCAGTAACACTATGATAAAGATGGTGGTTAGGATAATGAATCACAGAATCTGTTAGAGCAGGACGGAACTCCAGGTGTCATCTAGGCCACCTCCTTCTTTATTAGTTaagaaccaaggctcagagagcttaaggGGCATAGTCCAAACCATACCTCTAACAGAGTCAGAGTTAGGATAAGAAGCTGCTCTTAGCACTGTGTGATACATTGAGTCAGAGTCTCTTGGATGGTATGGATGATTCAGGGGTGTGCTGAAATGTCCATTTGGGGTCTCAACTGGAGATTTAAGAGACTTTTAGTGTTTGAGTCAGCTTCATAGTTCCCCTTTGAAACTTCACAGTTGTGTCAGAGGAATGTGGAAGTAACTCAGAGGGATCTGCCCCAAACTGAGAGGTCCAGTACCCACCCAAGGAGATAAAGAACTCTTCTGGGCCAGGGGGAACCCTGAAATCCCCTTTCATGAGTTCTCCTGCATCGGGCCTACTGTCAGATCCACAGGGATAATTCTGAACTCTCTTTTCATTATTCTGTAGATGGTACAATATGTTTGAAGAAAGGGCTGCTCACATAATTCAAAACTCATATAATTCAAGACTGGTTTTCTATAGCACTCACCAAAAAAGAAGGaggatatttctgttttttattgctTGATCATATAGCAATAGTGTAAACAGAATTTACAAATTGATTTGGCTTGGTATCCCTCTGGATAGGCTGGCTTAAGCTGTTAAACCTCAACATTTTAATGACTTAACACAATAAAGGGTTGCTTCTTGCAAAAATCTGATGCAGGCTGGTTGACTGTCTTCTATGTTGCCGATATGCCGTGCCAAGTTTGCCAAAGCATGGGAAAAGAGAGTTAAAGGAGTCATATAGTCTCTTAACTGACTCAGCCTGGAAGTGACAAATGCCACAGTCTGTTGGCCAGAACTAGAAACGTGGTTCTGATTCAAATGGAGAAGAGGCTGGGAAAAGTGCGTGGAAGAGGACACAGATACTTGATGAGCACTAATGGTCTCTTCCACACACTTGGTGCTTGATACTTTGAAATTacctacttaaaattttttgtagGCAATCTCATATCATTTCAAGttttaaacataaaagtaaaaCTTTCCTGGTACTTCCTTTCAAATATGCTTAAAGTGTAAGTGTTGGTTGAGTACACACTATCACTTTTAATAGATCTTTTGAGCTCCCTGTTAAAAACAATGaaacttttcaaaaatagttGTGAGATTTAGGTAAGTCATTTCACTTCTCTAAACCTGTATCCCAATTGAAAATGTGACTTAACCCCTCATTCATGGGTATGTTGTGAAAATTAGATTAGAGATCACATGTAAAACACTTGACACAGTACCTAGAACAAGGTAAGTGTTCAACGAATGtggatttttcctctttttcgtATTGTTGATATTGTAATGGATCTACCACTGCCGACAGTAATACTGGATCCTCTGACTCAGAGGTGTATCCATCATCATCAGAAGATAGTGTACTTTACAGGAATAAGCGATGTTTTGGCCAAATTCTGGAAATGAAATGTCTTCATCTTCTGTATGTTCTTATTTTGGTAGTCATGGGGAATTTCAAAGGCCATGCTCTCCCTGGAACCTTCTTCTTTATCTTGGGGATTTGGTGGACAGCAAAGTGCATTCTGAAATATGCCTTCAAAAAGCACAAGCGGACTTCCTACCTTGATTCCAAAGTATTATTCCATCGAGTAGAAATTTTGGAGGGAATCATAATAGCTGGAATGGCTTTAACTGGTGAGTGACCCTCTTCTGTGTTCTGTTTGCTTTTTGGGGTATTTTCACATGCAAAGAGAAGATTCAGTATTAAAACAAGAAattgctaaaataaaatttttattcaaaaataccCAAATACATACTCTAATTGTAATTTCTATATGATATAATTTACTAGAAGGTGATACTTCATGTTTATACAAAGGGCTATTCCTTAATGAGTTAGTCATAGCAATTAACTTGCCTGCCCATTCAAGGTGAATTTCCTTTATAGAATTAGTTGGagcctttaaaataattttatatcaatTATTCTGGTGCCTGAAAGAGTAAACTCTATCGGAAACCATTTTTCAAAATGGCACCAAAATAATCAAGTGATTATGGGAAGGCTTCAATAATAAATCATTGCTGATAGGCTGTCCAGACGGTCAGGCTGAAGAAAACCTTATCTCCTGCGCTCATCCTTTTTGTGTGATTACTAAATTAGAGAGGGAGGTTGGGCCAGATGATTGTAAGGCCTTTCCATTGGCTCTATGATTCTGTAAAAACGTTCTGTGTTTTTAAAGTTCCACTTCAGCCTTTCCGTTATGAAAGCGAAAACTTCCTAATTTTCCTTTGGATTTCTTCATGCTTTGTTCATCGTGATAGGTCTTTACCATAGCCATCCAATTACAGAGCAACCATTTACAAAGAGAAGAATTTCCTTGCCAAACTCTATAGATTTATAAATAAAGCAGCATCTTCAAGAAAGCTTAAATGTTTGTGTAACTGACTAGACTATATGCTGTATCTGTCTGTGCTTTCTCGGTTACCCTTCATTGGGGAGAAGCTGAACTCTAGCATTTTAATCCTGAACCAAGCACGACTCCCTACCCAAAGGCATAGTGTGTAAGAAGGAAGTAATCAGATGCCATAGAACTAATCTCACAAATCTAAATCCAAAATTACTCAGGATTTATCTAGTCATTAAATTAAAATAGGAACTAAGACCGTCAGTGGAACTGATCAGGGAACTCAGCGGAACTAAGATCATTAGCTTTGAAGATCTGAAATAGCTGTTTGACTAAATTGGCTATCTTTGACTAAAAGTGATTATCCAAACCAGTATTTGAAGCTCTAAAACCAGCCTAAAGAACCAGTGCTCAGCTGTTAGGGAACAGCCCCGAAAGATGAATCAATGTCATAAAAGGACACTATATTGGACTAAGCAGTAGGCTGATCCTTTCGCATCTTCCTGTTTTCTCAATAAAGTTATGGAAAGATTGCTTAAAGTGTGATATGTCCCTCTGTAGGCATGCTTGGAGAACAGTTTATTCCTGGAGGACCGCACCTGACCTTATATGACTACAAAGAGGGCCAGTGGGTCCAACTCCTGGGCTGGCATCATTTTACCATGTACTTCTTCTTTGGGCTGCTGGGTGTGACAAACATCTTATGTTCCACCATCAGGTCACTTCCTGCCTCCTTTACCAAGTTAATGTTAGCAAATGCCTTATTTGTGGAGGGTAAGTATGAGTATTTTCATATACCTTTCACTATTATTGGACATTTGTCTAGCCCTTTACAATAATACTCCTTTAGTGTCCTGGTGCAGCCTTGATCCACAGGGCCATCTGTTTGGGCCATGGTGAGCTATTGAGATGTCCTAGACAGGATGCCCAAGTTTTTCCTTCCCTACTGACTCATTTAGTACAGCTGGACAAGCACAGTCATTCAATGTGTTTTATTCACATTTCACATCTGTCTTAAAGAACCACCTACCATGGTTATTTATCTCTGGTTCCTCCTGGAGATTTTCATTATTTCCATCTTTAACATGTGAAACTGAGCTCAGAGTAGTGAAGCATATATATCCTCAAACAAGGAGACCACTCACAGCAGAGGAGCTTCCATACCTACAAACTAGCCTTTTTAATATTGATATAGTAAAACTCCACCATTACATGATAAGCAGGGTCCAAAAAATTCAGTCACAGAAAAATGAGGTCCTAACATTTTTTTGTTCAGTTGGCCTCCCTGTTACTGTATAAGGAAACACTGAAAACAAGTATTTAATgacttgttttcatttatttcatatgTAAGGGATAGATTGATCATAGAACTAAAAAAGCCCCCAGTTATCAGGAGGCAGTCATTTCCTAACGTCCACCTTGCCTCCCACGTCTAAAGGTAAGAGCTTTTGCCAAACGCTCTTTGAAAACAAGAGCTGGATAAAAGTTGGGCACCAACAACTAACAGCATGATTCTCATTATCTCAGGATGTTACCATATTTTGAATGAACATTCTTTCCTCCTCAtccaaatgaaaagaatgaagctgaAGCCAGAATCTGTCCATGGGATTAAAAAATGTAGCTAGCTACTACTTCTTGGGAGCTTCCAGAGAATCTTGTCATACCCATCAAAGTGCACTTTTATGATTTGTGTGTATATCTGCTGTCTCCAGTGGACTGAATTCCTTAAGGCGAGGCTTTGTCTCATTCCTCTGCCTATTCACCCTAACTCCTGCTGCCCTGCCCCCATCATGCTTATTATTCATCCTTTTGCATAAAAGGTGctttgaaatatagttggttGAAAATGTCATGACATATTGGAGGAGAGAATAAAGGTTGGGGAAGGCAAAAGGAGATTTCAAAGATTCCATCCTAAAGAGGTAGTGGTGACTCCAAAAATGGTAGAGGTTTCCATTATTGTGGAAAGCAGTGGGCGCCTGATATTTCAGACAAagaaatgtgtgtgtttataaagttgtgtgagagagagagagagagggagagagggagagagggagagagaaacagtaGGTAGTTTCATTGAAAAAGACAAActattttttctccctgtatCAGGTTTTGTCTTCTACAATCACACTCATGGTCGGGAAATGCTGGATATCTTTGTGCACAAGCTTCTGGTCTTGGTCATCTTTTTGACAGGCCTGATTGCCTTCTTGGAGCTCTTCATACTGACCAATATAACTGTGGAGCTTCTGCGGATAAGCTTTTTCCTACTTCAGGGAAGCTGGTTCTGGCAGGTGAGTTGGGCCTCCAATTAATGTACCTGGTGTCTCCACTGATAACCTTCTCTCTTTGATTGGTGGGTGTTTTGCTCTAGAACCCAGAGACTTCCTTCTGATGTGCTGCTGGTAGCGAGAATGTGGACCTTTGAGAGGTGATGTTTCTTTGAGTGGCCCGGCGGCCCTGGTGGGAGCCATGATAGAGCAGCAGGGAAGGA
Coding sequences:
- the TMEM45A gene encoding transmembrane protein 45A, coding for MGNFKGHALPGTFFFILGIWWTAKCILKYAFKKHKRTSYLDSKVLFHRVEILEGIIIAGMALTGMLGEQFIPGGPHLTLYDYKEGQWVQLLGWHHFTMYFFFGLLGVTNILCSTIRSLPASFTKLMLANALFVEGFVFYNHTHGREMLDIFVHKLLVLVIFLTGLIAFLELFILTNITVELLRISFFLLQGSWFWQIGFVLYPPSGGPAWDLVDHDNVMFLTICFCWHYAIAIIIIGAIYAFVTWLVKSRFKRFCPSEVGLLKNAEREQESEEEM